One genomic segment of Alkalicoccobacillus plakortidis includes these proteins:
- the thiS gene encoding sulfur carrier protein ThiS, with protein MTVQVNGQQVSLEVQTLEELVDHYQLDHELVVTEVDGAIIAKEERSSTKIADGMKIELVHFVGGG; from the coding sequence ATGACCGTTCAAGTTAATGGACAACAGGTCTCACTTGAGGTTCAGACTCTTGAAGAGCTAGTTGATCATTATCAATTAGATCACGAGCTTGTTGTTACAGAAGTAGATGGTGCGATTATTGCTAAAGAGGAACGATCATCTACAAAGATTGCTGATGGTATGAAGATTGAATTGGTTCATTTTGTAGGAGGCGGTTAA
- the aspA gene encoding aspartate ammonia-lyase produces MEYRIERDLLGEKEVPKTAYYGIQSMRAKENFPITGYPPHPELIRAFGYVKKAAAMANRDVGVLQPKIAEAIIQASDEIIDGQWVDQFIVDSIQGGAGTSFNMNANEVIANRAIEILGGEKGEYLRVSPNTHVNMAQSTNDAFPTAIHIASLHLAHQLQDSLSRLIQAMETKEKEFDSVLKMGRTHLQDAVPIRLGQEFGAYKRVLMRDLDRIKRSVGHLYEVNMGATAVGTGLNALPEYIEKVSKYLAEITGHPFSQAENLVDATQNTDAYTEVSSALKILAINLSKMANDIRLMSSGPRTGFNEINLPPRQPGSSIMPGKVNPVMCEVINQLSFQVIGNDHTISLASEAWQLELNVMEPVLVFNLLQSLSVLNNGMRVFREFAVEGITANVERCLGLVEGSVGIVTAINPHVGYEVATRIAKEAIQTGRPVREICFERGILSEEELNEILNPKEMTNPGIAGSRFISM; encoded by the coding sequence ATGGAGTATCGCATTGAACGAGATTTATTAGGTGAGAAAGAAGTTCCAAAAACCGCTTATTATGGAATTCAATCTATGAGAGCAAAAGAGAACTTTCCTATTACGGGTTACCCGCCACATCCAGAATTGATACGTGCGTTTGGGTATGTAAAAAAAGCAGCAGCTATGGCGAACCGAGATGTAGGCGTGCTTCAACCTAAGATAGCAGAAGCCATTATCCAGGCATCTGATGAAATTATTGATGGACAATGGGTGGATCAATTTATTGTAGACTCCATTCAAGGTGGTGCGGGTACTTCTTTTAACATGAATGCCAATGAAGTCATTGCTAATCGGGCCATTGAAATCTTAGGAGGAGAGAAAGGTGAATACTTGAGAGTGAGCCCAAATACTCATGTTAATATGGCTCAATCTACCAATGACGCCTTTCCAACAGCTATACACATCGCTAGTTTGCATCTTGCCCATCAATTACAGGACTCACTATCCCGTTTAATTCAAGCGATGGAAACAAAGGAAAAAGAATTTGATTCGGTGTTGAAAATGGGAAGAACTCATTTACAGGATGCGGTTCCGATTCGTTTAGGACAAGAATTTGGCGCATATAAACGAGTGCTGATGAGGGACTTAGATCGTATCAAACGATCTGTAGGTCACTTGTATGAAGTTAACATGGGGGCAACAGCTGTTGGTACTGGATTAAATGCACTTCCAGAGTATATTGAAAAAGTCTCGAAATATCTTGCAGAAATTACAGGTCATCCTTTTAGTCAGGCTGAGAACTTAGTGGATGCTACTCAAAATACAGATGCTTATACAGAAGTTTCAAGTGCACTTAAAATCCTTGCGATTAACCTATCGAAAATGGCAAACGATATTCGATTAATGAGCTCAGGACCACGTACTGGCTTCAACGAAATTAATCTTCCACCAAGACAGCCAGGATCATCAATTATGCCTGGAAAAGTGAATCCTGTGATGTGTGAGGTTATTAACCAGTTATCTTTTCAAGTGATTGGAAATGACCATACGATTAGTTTAGCATCGGAAGCTTGGCAGCTAGAATTAAATGTAATGGAGCCTGTTTTAGTCTTTAATCTACTGCAATCTCTATCCGTCTTGAATAATGGAATGCGAGTATTTAGAGAATTTGCAGTCGAGGGCATTACAGCAAATGTGGAAAGATGCTTAGGTTTAGTTGAGGGTAGTGTTGGAATCGTAACAGCTATTAATCCTCATGTTGGCTATGAGGTTGCGACTCGAATTGCAAAAGAAGCCATTCAAACGGGTCGACCGGTAAGAGAAATTTGTTTTGAAAGAGGAATTCTCTCAGAAGAAGAACTGAATGAAATTCTGAATCCAAAAGAAATGACTAATCCAGGTATTGCTGGGTCTAGGTTTATCTCCATGTAG
- a CDS encoding YqgQ family protein → MNTYYDLLQQIKQYGTFIYTGNREYDLALLMEEVRSLKSNGLFSAKEYSQAMAIILKEKNQLN, encoded by the coding sequence ATGAACACTTATTATGATTTGTTACAGCAAATCAAACAGTATGGAACGTTTATTTATACAGGAAATCGAGAATATGATCTTGCTTTGCTAATGGAGGAGGTAAGGTCGCTTAAATCAAACGGCTTGTTTTCTGCAAAAGAATATAGCCAAGCGATGGCCATTATTCTTAAAGAAAAAAACCAATTAAACTAG
- a CDS encoding YqgU-like beta propeller domain-containing protein has protein sequence MKKVCAGLVLFVLVTGCQGDADSTDLANSSVKGEKFHPIEPKEQGDLEVIGWFDNQTILYLLSGEDSFEMYRHDIFTGDDELLYSDDQSFHRLDANYNHTRFALQTLNDQDQAELIILNANGEVSSTPTLEADDYSIYWSPYDEAEFMAVAFLPDWKQEVYHIQLDPLSIDKTGIQSSYLQWSSPDSVSYLNWSMIPSIEAPLKQYELSSSKITDGYGSGLF, from the coding sequence ATGAAAAAGGTATGTGCCGGTTTAGTGTTGTTCGTTTTGGTAACTGGCTGTCAAGGGGATGCTGATTCTACTGATTTGGCAAATAGCTCGGTAAAAGGGGAAAAGTTTCATCCAATTGAGCCTAAAGAACAAGGGGATTTAGAAGTGATAGGATGGTTTGATAATCAAACCATACTGTATCTTCTTTCAGGAGAAGACTCGTTTGAGATGTATAGGCACGACATTTTTACAGGGGATGATGAGCTTTTATATTCTGATGACCAAAGCTTTCATCGTTTAGATGCAAATTACAATCATACACGATTTGCGCTACAAACGTTAAACGATCAAGATCAAGCCGAACTAATTATTCTAAATGCAAATGGTGAGGTGAGTAGCACACCAACACTTGAAGCAGATGATTACTCGATTTATTGGAGTCCGTATGATGAAGCTGAATTTATGGCTGTCGCTTTTTTACCTGATTGGAAACAAGAGGTATATCATATTCAGTTGGATCCGTTATCGATTGATAAAACAGGCATTCAGAGTAGCTATTTGCAATGGTCTTCTCCGGATTCTGTATCTTATTTAAACTGGAGTATGATTCCGTCTATTGAAGCCCCATTAAAACAATATGAACTAAGTTCATCCAAAATTACTGATGGTTATGGTTCGGGACTTTTCTAA
- a CDS encoding YqgU-like beta propeller domain-containing protein codes for MTSYAFDGLHDIFYYLRPQYSADYVSYKDGFELLAYDLNDDSYTNLGHVDHQEPLVLSDDGKWILTGSNKQKLMNTNDGSVFKLY; via the coding sequence ATTACATCATATGCCTTTGATGGATTACATGACATTTTCTATTATTTACGACCTCAATATTCAGCTGATTATGTATCCTATAAGGATGGGTTTGAACTGCTTGCCTATGACCTAAATGACGATTCATATACAAATTTAGGGCATGTGGATCATCAAGAGCCGCTTGTTTTATCTGATGATGGTAAATGGATCTTAACTGGCTCTAATAAACAAAAGCTCATGAATACCAATGATGGCTCCGTTTTCAAGCTATACTAG
- the thiE gene encoding thiamine phosphate synthase translates to MKEFRLYAITGEEFHPGKELVNVMEQAILGGVDIVQLRDKKSSKIDVLKKARKLREVTKKHGVTFIVNDHIDVALAVGADGIHVGQDDLPLDEVRRIVGPDMVIGISTHQIDEAIQAEKGGADYIGVGPIFPTNSKEDVVDPVTTSYIQQIEAEISIPYVAIGGIKRHNLKQVMDAGAKRVCMITEIVEADDVKARCEEIINLMEEATT, encoded by the coding sequence ATGAAGGAATTTCGGTTATATGCAATAACAGGGGAAGAATTTCACCCCGGAAAAGAGTTAGTGAATGTGATGGAACAAGCAATTCTTGGAGGAGTTGACATCGTTCAGCTTAGAGATAAAAAAAGCAGCAAAATAGACGTTCTTAAAAAAGCTAGGAAGCTTCGTGAAGTGACCAAAAAACATGGTGTTACGTTTATCGTAAATGATCATATTGACGTGGCTCTTGCCGTAGGTGCTGATGGAATTCATGTTGGACAAGACGATCTTCCTCTGGATGAAGTAAGAAGAATTGTTGGTCCAGATATGGTCATTGGAATCTCAACTCATCAAATAGATGAGGCTATACAAGCTGAAAAGGGAGGAGCCGATTATATCGGTGTCGGTCCAATATTCCCGACAAATAGCAAGGAAGACGTAGTTGATCCAGTTACAACCTCGTATATTCAACAAATTGAAGCGGAAATTAGCATTCCATATGTAGCAATTGGTGGGATCAAACGACATAATCTTAAACAAGTGATGGACGCCGGTGCTAAACGAGTTTGTATGATCACGGAGATTGTAGAAGCTGATGACGTAAAGGCACGCTGTGAAGAGATTATTAACCTGATGGAGGAGGCGACGACATGA
- a CDS encoding thiazole synthase, with protein sequence MKHDSLVIAGREFSSRFFLGTGRYPNPFVQNEAIKAAGAEILTFAIRRVNLESPGEDAILQHLDSTAFTYLPNTSGASNAEEAVRIARLAKASGISDWIKVEISANEKTLLPDPIETLKATEILVKEGFTVLPYTSDDPVLAKRLEEAGAAAVMPGGSPIGTGLGILNPYNIGLIVEEANVPIIVDAGLGAASDVTQAMELGVDGVLMNTPVAKAKDPVRMAQAMKLAIEAGRLAYKAGRIPKKPYATASSQLESFIVK encoded by the coding sequence GTGAAGCATGATTCGTTAGTTATTGCAGGCAGAGAGTTTTCGTCGAGGTTTTTTTTAGGAACAGGTAGATATCCGAACCCTTTTGTACAAAACGAGGCGATTAAAGCGGCGGGAGCTGAGATTTTAACGTTTGCCATTCGTCGAGTGAATCTGGAGAGTCCAGGTGAGGATGCGATTCTGCAGCATTTGGATTCTACGGCTTTTACGTATCTGCCGAATACGTCTGGAGCAAGTAATGCAGAAGAGGCTGTAAGAATTGCAAGACTCGCCAAAGCCTCTGGAATTAGTGATTGGATAAAAGTAGAGATTAGTGCAAACGAAAAAACATTACTGCCAGATCCAATTGAAACACTAAAAGCTACAGAGATTCTTGTAAAAGAAGGGTTCACGGTGTTACCGTACACATCAGATGATCCTGTTTTGGCAAAACGACTTGAAGAGGCAGGGGCAGCTGCGGTGATGCCAGGTGGATCGCCAATAGGTACAGGTCTTGGTATTTTGAATCCATATAATATTGGTTTAATTGTCGAGGAAGCAAATGTACCAATTATTGTAGATGCTGGCCTAGGTGCAGCAAGTGATGTGACACAGGCGATGGAGCTTGGTGTGGACGGTGTTCTGATGAATACACCAGTAGCAAAAGCAAAGGATCCTGTAAGAATGGCACAAGCAATGAAGCTGGCAATAGAAGCTGGACGCCTGGCTTATAAGGCTGGACGAATTCCTAAAAAACCGTACGCAACAGCAAGCAGTCAACTAGAATCATTTATCGTTAAATAG